The genomic interval taaaaacaacaacaatagcagTCACTGTTGTGTGAGAAATGCAACACTGGGTCTGGAGAGCTAAAACTAATGTGGAATCAAAAACATGTCTCTTCAAAAAATGCCAACTTGACATTTCCTAAAAGCCAACCACAAAAGAGCATGGACATGAATAATGTAACAAGTGCCATGCAATGAGGTCCGCGTGCAATTTGACATAACTTGCAAAATCCACCATTTCCTTTGACAAAATGTGATTACAGGTGAGCTTTGAGAGCACAAGCATTGAGACAAAGACGCggaaaaaaaattaagtaaATCATTAATTTGATCCCAATATGACAGTTAAAAAGGCAATGtgaaagcaaacaaataaataaagaggacGTGGCATTTAAAATACGAGTGCAGTATCGTAAATACTACATTTCGATATGTATGCAACTACAGGTACATATAGgttttgatgtttgtttgttttttcctctatAGCCTCGGGTCCTCTTGTCTTCAAACAGACAACATGTGAGGAGTAGAgataaaaatgtttcaaaaggaAACAATCTTCTGTAACTGAAAAGGTACTGTTTCACACTAAGGCAATGATGTTTACAAATGGGTGATAagggacaaaaataaatacacaaacatcttgAGATTACAACAGAGTTGTCTTTCGGCTGGCGGAGAAAGACGGGGGCAGGAGTGGGAGAAAATACAGAGGCTGAACGAAGTCCAGTGACCACCTCTCTGCACCTCGacctctgtcctctcagtcCTCCGCTGGCTGGGCAGTCTCTGTGCTCTGACCGTCTCAAAAACAAGACCGAAGACTTTTTATAGTGGAGCCCGAGAGGCCAGAAGAGGGGGAAGTGATGAACCCGTCCAAGTGGGCTTTAACAGTCTTGCAGGGATGAGCAGTTAGTGGTAATCTTCTGACGACCTTGTGACACCAGTGCCACCGCCACCACACCCCAAAGGCCCATTTTAATCCTgacctgtctgcctgcctgcctggcCGAGGCAGATGGATGAACAGCAGGAGGATTACGGCGAGGAGGAGGCAGCTGCGTGGTATTTGACGAAGGCAATGGCTGCCAGCTCTTTGCAGAACTCCTCCAGCACGATCACCCCCTCTAGCAGAGTCATGTGGTCGACACTACAAGAAGAATAGACGGAAAGGTGAGAGGCACGTACCAAAAGTCAACTCAGAAGATAAGCGCGTGAACACCGTGTGGAGGTACGTACTTGATGCCCTCTGGCTCCAGCCCTAATAATCTCTTCCTCACGAGCAGCAGTTTGGGTGTGAAGTCTGAGATGCGCTGAATCCTCAACATGAGATCCCCCACCACCTAACACACAAGTACGCAAACCAATTACCAAAACATCAAAGTGCTGATTTCATCTGGGCCCACCTCCTCTGAGTAAAGGTGACACTTGTACATCATTACTACACTCATTGGAGACACTGTAATTACCATACACAAACAAGACCATCAACAAGGAAACAAGTTGCTTCCACCAGCCTCTTCCCTGCTATTTACATTGTGCTACTGGGATTGATCTTCTACAAAAATAGTTGGACTGATTCACAGAACAAAAAGAGGTACAGAGTTTTTTAAAAGCAGGTCGAGCAGCAGCATGCTCATGAGTTTTTTAggagactgtgggtcagtggttagcagggccgtctttcaatcagaggatcagtggttcgattcccggctcTGCTAGTCTTAGTCGATGTGtcattgagcaagacacttaaattgcgtagctgtgtctacggtgtatgattgtaagtcgctttggataaaagcgtcagctaaaatgaaatgtaatatagtAAGTGGGATTCACAGAAAGACTTGCACTATTCATACCACTGGCATGAGATAAAGGCCAACAGATGTCTCAAACATGACTATTTACAATTATTtcaaaacacaaagatggatCAGATAACGACTATAATTTAGACGGGAGTCTTACCCTGACGATGACGGAGAACAGAGACCTGCAGCCAGGGGCCAGGTTGATATAAGGGTCCAGCAGGTACTCGTGCAAGTGGGGGTGTGGAAACAAAGACAGCTTGGACAGCACAGCAGTCACCTGCAGGTTGACTTCATAGGGCTGGACGacagaagggggagggggcatCAGATATAAAACTACGCAGGATATGAAGTGGTGATGAAAGTGAACGAAATATGTAATGCGTGTAGAAGAAGggcaatgaataaataaacagtgaCACAATAGTCACaagtttttaaaaactttttgcACAGATATTTCATACAGATTTCAATGCAAAAGCATGCTGTGTTTTCTGAATGATGCCAGCGTTATTGCAGACGTTAGCTATATGGTGGATCAAACTGACCTGATCTAGGATGCGACCCATCCTGTCGAAGAGAACCTTGAGGAAGTGGCCCTCGAAGAATGGGCTGTCCAAGTTACACTTCTCAAAAGGCTTTGGATTTCCCCTCCAGTCCCACCGCTGGCAGACCCCACAATAGTCCCTAAACTGAGGGGAACAATTCATCTTTACTTAGTCTCTCTGACACTAGCAACACACCAATGAGCATCACTTTCCATGGACTTCCCTCAGCAGTTAGTGGAATGGTGAAAGACCTAGAGGGAAACATTTGACCAGACCTTTCACCTTCCTGCTCTTTGTCTATCTCAAGCCTTAAACATACGGTAGAACGAGCCTTACCTGTCTATGTGCATCTCTGAGGTAGGTGTCATAGCCTGTGCCTTCAACATGATACGATGATTTCGCCTCATCGGGCACCAAACACAGGAAACTGCAGGCAACAGAATTTAACAgtttaactttttcttttttttaaaccaaagacACATGCCATGTGCTGTTTAAGAAGCAGACTGTGTACCTGTTGACAATCTTGTGGACCTCTGTCTTCCCGTcacactttgagtggtcaggGCTCTGTGGTGGAGAGGAGCTGAGCCAATCAGAACCAGACAGCCTGCTGTCTGGAGAGAGGTCATCAGCAAACAGTGGATCCTCCTCAAGGTCTCTGTTGAAGAAACACCTtcattaaaaagtatttatattcACAAGAACATTGTCCGATTGGGAGCAGTGCTACTGAGATAGTAACAAAAGATGTTCACTTTATTTTGCATTCCTCAACACATTGCTCTGAGGAAAGAGACCCATTGGTTTTACGAAAGTCCTCCTCGTCAGTATTTTTAGGTTAAGGCGAATTAAAAGGGAgaaatgtgtgtcttttatgAGATGACAGCATTTCTTTGGGCTTGCGTTGCACTTTTGCAGTCTGTGCAAGGGAATGAATGTctacaaatacatgtattgCATTTACTGTATCTGTAAGTATGGTTACTGTATGCCTgtagattttaaaatgtcactgaCATTCTTCAGCTATTGACCTCTTCTCACACTGTAACCCTCTAACAATACGACTGCGTCAAATCATGTAAATCCAGTATAAACATGCAGCCTGACTTAATTTTCTAGTATACTAATAAGCCTCTTAAAGCAACATTCATATTGATATCAATAAATCTCCCAGAACTGATATTTAGCAATTATTATAAGTTATTCATGCCCCACTAACCATGGCTTAAAAAGACTCCCACCAATTCaaacacactgtacaataaGAAACTGTTTAGTTGAATTGGCGGCACATCTGAAAAACACAGCTAGTTGATGCATTCACTTTATTTccactggtgtgtgtttgtgcagatgCTTTTCAAAGTAGGATTCCAAGGCAGCTCAGGGAGGTCTATGAGGCAGGTCCTTACACGGCATCATGGGGCTGCCCGTTCTCCAGAGGCTCCCGCTCATCCTGGGGTTTGTTCTCCAGGTAGTTCCTCTCCTCTAGGCTACGCAGCAGCAAGCTGTGGAGGATGTGCTGGTTGGGCTTCTGGATCAGCTGCTCAAATAGCCTCAGTGTCATGATGCTGATCTGGGGACACAGAAGGAGGCATGAGCCTTAACTCCCACTATAAATCAAGAGCAACACGCCAAGAATGTGCCCACTGACAAAGAAGTAGGCAGTGGCAAACATCAAAGAAAGATGATTCATCACTGTTTTGTGTGATGAAAGTGTGTGCAATTCATATGAAATCATCCGAGTCACTGGAGTCTGGAACTCAGAATCATTGAAGGGCAGATAGTAATTTGCACTTTAGAATATCAAACACGAAAagggtgaaataaaaaaagacttgaaTGAGTCAGATCAACCAGACATAAACTATGTTAAAAGTACATTCAATAGCAGGACCAGGTACAAGCAGAATAATGATGTGATAAGTACCTCATCTGACAGGTGGTCGCAGTGCTCGATAAGTCTGTGTCTGAGTGGATTCTGCGCCATATTAGCCTGAGTCTCTGGCTCTCGCTCCTCTCCAAGCAGGAAGTAAATCATCTCCTGCAGCAGAGCCTCGGATGTCACCTGCCTGATAATCCTATTCAGCAGGGCTGTGGAGGTCAGGATGCCCACCTCGGACCTATGTGAACCCGCAGACACACCACGCGTTAATGAGCAGTCATGACACACAACGACAAGACTGAGAATTTCAATAAAAGATGATTGATGATTCAAAGCTAGACTTACGTCTGCATGAGCTGAGGTTCCATAACTGACACAAAGAAACTTTCTCTAACTGCTTTTGCTATCACTGCAGCTGCTGACTGGAAGACAAAACATGTACTTCAGCCTTCTATGATACCAAAacaatgtcatgtttttttaatcactcGATTCTGACGACAACATGACACATTAAAGTAGTGAGTCAGCGTTGTTTAAGGACCTTCTGAGCCTCTTTGATGAGCTGGTCACAGTAATCTAGCCAGGACAGGAAGGAGATGAGAGCCCTCTTCCCTGTAAAGACAGCAGCATCCTCCTTCAGGTTATAAACATCAAGACtgaaagagaggggaaaaacatattaaaaggtTTGATATAAATCTACCAATGTATCATTTCACAGAGAATGCCATTTAAAAAGTGTCTTAACCAAGCTCATCGGTCTCAACCAGTTATGCAGAGCAGGTCTTGCACAGACATGCAGTGGGAATCATAATTGTATGTTCTTGCCCTGCTGTTAGTTAGTTGTTGGCTTTTATTTCATAACATGCAGTAATAGTGGTGAAATGATGCCCCCTATTGGTTTGGAGCATGTTGGATAAACACTACACATTGCAACTTTAAGGGCAACCAGCTAGttccaaagaaataaaaacgcCAGATGACAACTAAATTAGTGTGCAAGTGGTGTTTGCAAGTCCTGAAATATGAGGTTATAGAAAGTAGAGTGAAACTTACCCCCAATTGACCGACTCCACTGTCTCAATGTCCAAGGGGTCCATGGACTGTGGCAGGGCTTTATAGAAGGAGACCAGCCTGTCAGTCAGGAGCTCACAGAGATCAGTGTTTTCAGTTAAACACTTGGCAGCTGCAGGCTCTGGTAAACTGACCAGCAGCATCAGGCCCTCACATGCCTTCACTACTATCCTGCCATCCTAAGTAGGGAAGAAATGGAGACAGCTCATGATTAAAGACTTTCAACTCCagtaacttaaaataaaatcatcCAAAATCCTTTGCATGAAAAAATACTTACAGGGCTCTTTGTGAGGTTGAGCAGCGAGGTGACAAGATTGTAATTGTTGCTGTTATTGTTACTGGTGGGACtagaagaggaggcagcagctgCTGCCTGAGGCTCCTGTGAGCAGTTAGCCTTTACCTCTGCCAGAGACTGACCAGTGTCTGGAGCCAACATATTCCCCTTCACGACCTCTGTCCCTCCAGGACTCTTTATCTCAGGCCTCTTTGACTTGTTCTGCAAACATCAGAAATAAAAGATATTCTCTCAACTTTTTCTAGTAATATATACAGATGTATAGTTATGACCCATGTACAACCTTTTCTCCCCTGGTGTCATAAAAACTTACCTCAAGGAAGAAGTTGACAAGATATGGGTCCTGCTTCAATTTGGCACATACTATACAAAGGAACTGAatctcttcattttctgtagGAGCAGTCAGCACCTCTCCACACAGACGGATCAGTTTCTGACAGAAGAATGTCACAGCcacaaggggaaaaaaagccacGAATAAGTTACATAACTTCTCAGTCAGCAGATCATTTTGAGGAGGACTATCTAAAATGACTGAAATCCAGACTGCATTCCTTCCCACCAGAACAGGTCTATGGACATTGATGTGTGGCAGGAGAGGTTGACGAATGTGTGCGAGCAGCTTTGTGTAGAAGGTGAGCACCTGCTGCTTCATCCCTGGAGGACACTGATTGACAAATCAGAGAAACAGAATGTTAGAATTGATTCTATACCAATATAGACGTGTCCCCAATCTGCGCGGAAATAGCTCAGTGCAGATCCATATAAGGGTTTACAATATCTCATGTTCACATTAGGGGTGACCCTGAATAGTCGACTATTGGACAATTTGATCCAAGGACCATGATTTGCAGTGATGGGAAAATGTGGTAATGAAACTGAATTATTTCTCATTCATAAATGGCCAAAGATTAGGCCTACATTTATTAATCAGAACgatcaaatgaaaatgtagaTTTTATGAATGATTCCCTAAAATCCGCTGAGGGAGGCACTTAGAAGCTGCTGTTCGCGGTGCATATAACAGCTGTTTGCAGTTTGCATCTCTCTCTTTTGATCAGCGTGTCAGTACTATGGACAGACAACAAACAGTTGTCAATTATTCAGAAATAACAGCAAAGCAATAGTTACATCTATCTCGGCCCATAATGGTGTTTTTACCATTTTTCTATAGATGCATATTTTTCTATAGATGCATAATGCTTATTAATAAGCAAGTCAAATTAATTAAGACACGATTTGACAATAAGTCGACTATAGGAGAGAGCAATCAGATTCGACTATAGTAAATCTTAGTCGGGGACAACCCTAGTTCACATTCAACTATTTGTGAGTTCACTGCACTGCAGTTCATCCAATATCACATATACAGGTGCCATATCGTGATATGCATGTTTTCCTGGAGGTATAGTTCATGTAGTTACCAAAGCATGACTGCCTTACATCTGCCTTGCCCAAGGTGTAGAGAGTCTCCAGGATCTTGTGGTGTAGGAGATACTCCATGCAGGGTCCTGTCTCTCCAGACTCCCTTTCCCTTTCCTCCTGGGTCAGGATGTCCAGCATCTGTTCCAGGTGGGATGGGATGTTGGTGTCTGTGACTGGAGCTTTGTCATCtaatagggggaaaaaaaaaatcaaggaAACATGTCAGAACTTCTGTCTGTCCATTTGATATCGACCAACGGGAAAAGGCCATGCACATCTCCACTACACGATGGAAGTGTCTAAAGTGTAAAAGCTTCTGCATTCTTCATCTAACCACTTCAACACTGCAATTTTCCTTtccatgtctttttttcctgctcaaaacaaaaacaacaacaaccgttaAAAATATCTAGCTTGTGTGATgtgtaatgtaattaatgtaatcCAGTGCATGTTATTTTCTGATCCACTAACCTTTTTGTACTTTGGGTAATATAATCAATGTCATTGTTGCGGAACAAGGTAATCTCGCTGGCATTGTGAAAACTTTCCACAGTGGCTTCACAATAAAATCCCATCCCTGGTTTTGCAAAAAGCAGTGAATTACTGACCCAGTAAATGAAGTGAGCAGACAGAAAAGATTGGGGATATAACACCGTGTGTGATAGAATGACTGGTGGCAAGTAGTAATACATAGGGCAATATTGTACCTCATCAAGTCAATGAATGTTGCATAGACACTGAAATAGTCACTTGACTATTCAAAGCAAGCTTATTTCAAGGCCAGGTCAGTCATTAGGATGAAATAATACTACAGTGTTAAAAGAGTGGTTGAAATATCGGTGAATTCATTCAATAACAAGGTAGGCTACACACTTAGATCATGCTGAAACCACTCAATGCCATAAAATATGGTCAGCTTTCATCAAAATGATTAAACTTTCGTAAATCTACTACAAAGAACTGGACAAAAGTGGTATTgtttctgagcaccagggtccccATAGAAAACCTCTCAACTCTCTACAACAGGGTCTGACAGTTTGATTAGCACAGTTGTTGAAGATGACAGCaaagccggatctgggtctgtccgtGCCACCGCGGTCGTTGTGGAAGCCTCGAcatgaaggagtttctggtggactTGCATGACTGCATCTGATTTCTTGTGGAATCAGATGCAGGCGCACCGATGCCGAGCattaaaaataactatttaGAAATAGCCAATCTTCTTGCTCATGTTTAATTATGCAGGTCATAGAGCAATCAGTATTAAATTGAGACCGTTTCAGAACCAGTTGAAAGTTCCTTGCATTAACTTTAAATTGTGGACTACCTTCTGTGACCTCGAAATAATAGATCAAGTTAATTTAAGTCACAAGTAAGCAAAATCTGTGATTAAATGCCCCTGAAAAAAAGCTATGCTACATAATACTCAAAATGGAGATAATCCCCATCAATTGTTCAGAGGAAAGTTTGTCAAACTGGCCTAACTGGGAAGAGTGCCCTTTGTATTGAAGAATAAGAAAAGGAGACTTTGCTTGCCCAAAAGCAAGGCAGTAGTTCACATAGAAGTTCTCTTTACGTGACTGGGTTTAACTATCATGTAGATAAACAGGTGCCAAGCGTATGATTTATACTTGAGCAGATCCTACAGGCATGCATGAAGGAAGCACTCATAGTCTGACAGAGATTATTGCAAACACTTAGTCGTTTATTTCTTACCAGAAGTCTCAATGTAATAATGTGTAATGGCCTTCCAGTGATAGACAAAGTCCTCCTGCAAGGGCAGCGACGGGGCaagctgaaaaagaaaaatgcaaacatAAGCATATCATACTTACACTGGTGGCCAAGAGAGACATCAGAGCAACATGTCGATGTTTCAGACACTTTCAAACAGAGACTGGTTGGTCTTGGAAATGTATCTTCTAGCTTACAATTAACCATGTCATTTCTGCGATTAATGGTTTCTAATGTGCCACATCAAGCTGGCTGTGAAGTTTTCTAAATGCTAGATAACGGGGATTGACTTTTGAGTGACATTAAGGTTAAAACGTGTCATGTGTCTTATCACCATACACACCAATAAGCTATATGGCAGAATTAAGAGACAAGTTAATATTACGCCGGAAGTCAAAAGTTTTCACTTTGGGGTCACCTGTCAAGCGTCTATCGTTTAAAACCCGTGATGGTTTCTAGCTAATTATACAGAGTTAAGCCttcaaaaaacagaaagctgtGCGACGTTTGCGCAACATGAAACAAAGCTGTCGTGTCGTTTCGACACCAACTTCTCGTGATATGACTCCGCTGTTTGAAACGAGACAGCATGGCGAGCTATGACTTTATTTAACTCACTTGCTAACTGTTAAAGCTTTTTTTATAGCTCAAACGTGAATAGTTAACAGTTAGCATTAGCGGCTAACAAGCTCATATTGGCCAAACTGTCAAACGCGGACGAATCTCTGCAATAAAACGGGGCAATGGGATGTGTTAGTAATATAAACGAATAGAGAAATTaacactatatatacacatatatatatagtgttgtTATCCTCAAGTACAAACACGTTGCCAGGACAAACACAAAACGCTAACATTAGCTTGCTGCTAACcagttagctcgctagctagcaGCGTTAGCCCTAATGCTGACGTTGTGTGTGACGTCCAGAGGCCCCTTTCAAACTAAATACACGATACCCAAAAGCAGACCATTGGATAAATATGTGctgttggttaaaaaaaactcaccgCTTCCACAGCATGCTGAAGAATGGACGTAAATTTCGAGAACATTTTGTTCTTCGACTGGACTATTTTCTCCCGAGAAGAACGAGAGAAttcctctatcttcttcctGTTGTTTCCGCCTCGATCCAGATTGGAGGTTTCATATAATGACCCTTGTAACGAGAAAATGAAGGTGAGCAATAAAACCGTAACACGCTGGCGTCCACAGGTATTCACAGGCCTGGCCTCAACCACCGTAAACAAGACGTCTACAGGCTCCAGTACCGCGGTTGAGTCTACTATGGACACGGTGGCACTTCCTTCGCCAAACGTTACTGTTTTACTCCACCAGTGGGCGCAGGCA from Cyclopterus lumpus isolate fCycLum1 chromosome 15, fCycLum1.pri, whole genome shotgun sequence carries:
- the fam160b1 gene encoding protein FAM160B1 isoform X3, which translates into the protein MKQQVLTFYTKLLAHIRQPLLPHINVHRPVLVGRNAVWISVILDSPPQNDLLTEKLCNLFVAFFPLVAVTFFCQKLIRLCGEVLTAPTENEEIQFLCIVCAKLKQDPYLVNFFLENKSKRPEIKSPGGTEVVKGNMLAPDTGQSLAEVKANCSQEPQAAAAASSSSPTSNNNSNNYNLVTSLLNLTKSPDGRIVVKACEGLMLLVSLPEPAAAKCLTENTDLCELLTDRLVSFYKALPQSMDPLDIETVESVNWGLDVYNLKEDAAVFTGKRALISFLSWLDYCDQLIKEAQKSAAAVIAKAVRESFFVSVMEPQLMQTSEVGILTSTALLNRIIRQVTSEALLQEMIYFLLGEEREPETQANMAQNPLRHRLIEHCDHLSDEISIMTLRLFEQLIQKPNQHILHSLLLRSLEERNYLENKPQDEREPLENGQPHDAVDLEEDPLFADDLSPDSRLSGSDWLSSSPPQSPDHSKCDGKTEVHKIVNSFLCLVPDEAKSSYHVEGTGYDTYLRDAHRQFRDYCGVCQRWDWRGNPKPFEKCNLDSPFFEGHFLKVLFDRMGRILDQPYEVNLQVTAVLSKLSLFPHPHLHEYLLDPYINLAPGCRSLFSVIVRVVGDLMLRIQRISDFTPKLLLVRKRLLGLEPEGINVDHMTLLEGVIVLEEFCKELAAIAFVKYHAAASSSP
- the fam160b1 gene encoding protein FAM160B1 isoform X5, whose amino-acid sequence is MKQQVLTFYTKLLAHIRQPLLPHINVHRPVLKLIRLCGEVLTAPTENEEIQFLCIVCAKLKQDPYLVNFFLENKSKRPEIKSPGGTEVVKGNMLAPDTGQSLAEVKANCSQEPQAAAAASSSSPTSNNNSNNYNLVTSLLNLTKSPDGRIVVKACEGLMLLVSLPEPAAAKCLTENTDLCELLTDRLVSFYKALPQSMDPLDIETVESVNWGLDVYNLKEDAAVFTGKRALISFLSWLDYCDQLIKEAQKSAAAVIAKAVRESFFVSVMEPQLMQTSEVGILTSTALLNRIIRQVTSEALLQEMIYFLLGEEREPETQANMAQNPLRHRLIEHCDHLSDEISIMTLRLFEQLIQKPNQHILHSLLLRSLEERNYLENKPQDEREPLENGQPHDAVDLEEDPLFADDLSPDSRLSGSDWLSSSPPQSPDHSKCDGKTEVHKIVNSFLCLVPDEAKSSYHVEGTGYDTYLRDAHRQFRDYCGVCQRWDWRGNPKPFEKCNLDSPFFEGHFLKVLFDRMGRILDQPYEVNLQVTAVLSKLSLFPHPHLHEYLLDPYINLAPGCRSLFSVIVRVVGDLMLRIQRISDFTPKLLLVRKRLLGLEPEGINVDHMTLLEGVIVLEEFCKELAAIAFVKYHAAASSSP
- the fam160b1 gene encoding protein FAM160B1 isoform X4, translating into MFSKFTSILQHAVEALAPSLPLQEDFVYHWKAITHYYIETSDDKAPVTDTNIPSHLEQMLDILTQEERERESGETGPCMEYLLHHKILETLYTLGKADCPPGMKQQVLTFYTKLLAHIRQPLLPHINVHRPVLVGRNAVWISVILDSPPQNDLLTEKLCNLFVAFFPLVAVTFFCQKLIRLCGEVLTAPTENEEIQFLCIVCAKLKQDPYLVNFFLENKSKRPEIKSPGGTEVVKGNMLAPDTGQSLAEVKANCSQEPQAAAAASSSSPTSNNNSNNYNLVTSLLNLTKSPDGRIVVKACEGLMLLVSLPEPAAAKCLTENTDLCELLTDRLVSFYKALPQSMDPLDIETVESVNWGLDVYNLKEDAAVFTGKRALISFLSWLDYCDQLIKEAQKSAAAVIAKAVRESFFVSVMEPQLMQTSEVGILTSTALLNRIIRQVTSEALLQEMIYFLLGEEREPETQANMAQNPLRHRLIEHCDHLSDEISIMTLRLFEQLIQKPNQHILHSLLLRSLEERNYLENKPQDEREPLENGQPHDAVDLEEDPLFADDLSPDSRLSGSDWLSSSPPQSPDHSKCDGKTEVHKIVNSFLCLVPDEAKSSYHVEGTGYDTYLRDAHRQFRDYCGVCQRWDWRGNPKPFEKCNLDSPFFEGHFLKVLFDRMGRILDQPYEVNLQVTAVLSKLSLFPHPHLHEYLLDPYINLAPGCRSLFSVIVRVVGDLMLRIQRISDFTPKLLLVRKRLLGLEPEGINVDHMTLLEGVIVLEEFCKELAAIAFVKYHAAASSSP
- the fam160b1 gene encoding protein FAM160B1 isoform X2, which encodes MFSKFTSILQHAVEALAPSLPLQEDFVYHWKAITHYYIETSDDKAPVTDTNIPSHLEQMLDILTQEERERESGETGPCMEYLLHHKILETLYTLGKADCPPGMKQQVLTFYTKLLAHIRQPLLPHINVHRPVLKLIRLCGEVLTAPTENEEIQFLCIVCAKLKQDPYLVNFFLENKSKRPEIKSPGGTEVVKGNMLAPDTGQSLAEVKANCSQEPQAAAAASSSSPTSNNNSNNYNLVTSLLNLTKSPDGRIVVKACEGLMLLVSLPEPAAAKCLTENTDLCELLTDRLVSFYKALPQSMDPLDIETVESVNWGLDVYNLKEDAAVFTGKRALISFLSWLDYCDQLIKEAQKSAAAVIAKAVRESFFVSVMEPQLMQTSEVGILTSTALLNRIIRQVTSEALLQEMIYFLLGEEREPETQANMAQNPLRHRLIEHCDHLSDEISIMTLRLFEQLIQKPNQHILHSLLLRSLEERNYLENKPQDEREPLENGQPHDAVDLEEDPLFADDLSPDSRLSGSDWLSSSPPQSPDHSKCDGKTEVHKIVNSFLCLVPDEAKSSYHVEGTGYDTYLRDAHRQFRDYCGVCQRWDWRGNPKPFEKCNLDSPFFEGHFLKVLFDRMGRILDQPYEVNLQVTAVLSKLSLFPHPHLHEYLLDPYINLAPGCRSLFSVIVRVVGDLMLRIQRISDFTPKLLLVRKRLLGLEPEGINVDHMTLLEGVIVLEEFCKELAAIAFVKYHAAASSSP
- the fam160b1 gene encoding protein FAM160B1 isoform X1, which gives rise to MLWKRLPRRCPCRRTLSITGRPLHIITLRLLGWDFIVKPLWKVFTMPARLPCSATMTLIILPKVQKDDKAPVTDTNIPSHLEQMLDILTQEERERESGETGPCMEYLLHHKILETLYTLGKADCPPGMKQQVLTFYTKLLAHIRQPLLPHINVHRPVLKLIRLCGEVLTAPTENEEIQFLCIVCAKLKQDPYLVNFFLENKSKRPEIKSPGGTEVVKGNMLAPDTGQSLAEVKANCSQEPQAAAAASSSSPTSNNNSNNYNLVTSLLNLTKSPDGRIVVKACEGLMLLVSLPEPAAAKCLTENTDLCELLTDRLVSFYKALPQSMDPLDIETVESVNWGLDVYNLKEDAAVFTGKRALISFLSWLDYCDQLIKEAQKSAAAVIAKAVRESFFVSVMEPQLMQTSEVGILTSTALLNRIIRQVTSEALLQEMIYFLLGEEREPETQANMAQNPLRHRLIEHCDHLSDEISIMTLRLFEQLIQKPNQHILHSLLLRSLEERNYLENKPQDEREPLENGQPHDAVDLEEDPLFADDLSPDSRLSGSDWLSSSPPQSPDHSKCDGKTEVHKIVNSFLCLVPDEAKSSYHVEGTGYDTYLRDAHRQFRDYCGVCQRWDWRGNPKPFEKCNLDSPFFEGHFLKVLFDRMGRILDQPYEVNLQVTAVLSKLSLFPHPHLHEYLLDPYINLAPGCRSLFSVIVRVVGDLMLRIQRISDFTPKLLLVRKRLLGLEPEGINVDHMTLLEGVIVLEEFCKELAAIAFVKYHAAASSSP